From the genome of Lotus japonicus ecotype B-129 chromosome 6, LjGifu_v1.2, one region includes:
- the LOC130724919 gene encoding uncharacterized protein LOC130724919 — protein MEDAATLRAASQTLAIKGPPKMKEHKDQPPTRDPRRKGQDERKPKRKKYDNYTPLNSSLSRIMREKASTDLRDRPPPLLTRGDKLDSKRFCEFHDSPGHNTDECLNLKDKVEELIRAGRLSRYVAMSSGDLPRPRSPPPRRSSTPPRHRAPTPPRHRVRTPPKRRSTDRQD, from the coding sequence ATGGAGGATGCTGCAACCCTACGAGCCGCGAGTCAGACACTCGCGATCAAAGGACCGCCGAAGATGAAAGAGCATAAAGACCAGCCTCCGACCCGGGACCCCAGACGGAAGGGTCAGGACGAGCGGAAGCCGAAGCGGAAGAAATATGACAATTACACCCCACTGAATTCCTCCCTATCACGTATCATGAGGGAGAAAGCCTCCACCGACCTCAGGGACCGACCCCCTCCACTCCTGACGAGGGGGGACAAGCTGGATTCTAAGAGATTTTGTGAATTCCACGACAGCCCAGGCCACAACACGGACGAGTGCCTGAATCTCAAGGACAAAGTGGAGGAACTGATCAGAGCAGGCAGGTTGTCTAGATATGTGGCCATGTCATCAGGTGACCTTCCCCGGCCGCGCTCACCGCCCCCCAGGCGGTCATCGACCCCACCAAGACACCGTGCCCCAACCCCTCCAAGGCACCGTGTCCGAACCCCTCCAAAGCGCCGATCGACAGATCGCCAGGACTGA